TTGGCTCGATACCGAAGAGCAGGTCAATCAGCTCGTCACTGAGTATTTGATTCCATTGCGTTCTCAGCTCAAGAAGACCAATCGGCAGGTTTTTGATCAATGGATAGCAACCGTTCGATACGAGTGAAACTACTTTTCTGGCAAAGATTCACTGTCGAGCGTCTGCTCTGCTGTGTAGGGGCAGTCTGCCGGGAAGGTCTCTAAAGGAAGCCCAGTCTCATCGGCTGCATCTTCGACGGCATCTTGGTAGCAGATATCGAACTTTGCCGTCAGATGATTCTTGAGTGATGGATAGTTCCGCAGCAATCTTCTAATTTGCTTTCTGGCTTCTCGGATAGATCCGCTCCAGCTACCAGAGCGTTTATCGGGTTGATACTGCCATTTGAGCAAGTGCATCAGCAGTCGCGTCAGTTGGCTTTCTAGCGCGTCTCTGTGCCTATTGCCCAAGTCCTCAACCTCTTCAATCAGGTTCTCAATATCTAGCTCACTAAATTTACCCTGCTTCAGTAGCTCTGCAGTCTGATCTGCCCACTCAACAAAGTCAGTGTTGTAGAGCTGTTGGTGGGGTGTGCTACTTACCTGTGTGCTGGTCATTTCATTACCAGATTCATTTGCTACCCCTAATTTGACACACAGGGCTATCAGGCAACCAAAACCAGCCTGATTTCCCACCCAATTACAGCAAATCACCTGACTTGCAATAGATAGATAGCAAGTCTAGGAGTTGTGCTGTGTTAAAAACCCTAACCCGCCCCAGGCGGACAACAGAACCACCTGAGGAGTCCTCAGAACCACTGCGGAAGTCCCCTGCCACCCGGCAGGGTAACTTCCATAAGTTTGTAGCTGCTGCCCTAGGCTTACAAATCTTCACAGCCTTGGGTGTGCTGCTGCTGGGGATGGGCTACTTACGCCTATCGAGCCGCCCTCCAGTGCTGGTGGAGCGGGCCAATGGCGAAGCATTCCAGGCAGAGCAAAAGGGGCCAGACTATCGAGACCCCAAAGCCATCCAAGAGTTTGTAGAGACCATGTACGGCTCTTTGTATAACTGGTCGAAGGTGACGACGGCCAACGCTGGCTTCAAGGCAGAGACGGGCTACCAGCGGGGCAAGGTGAATATCCCGCTGCGAATGGCCGCTGCAGAGTTTGGCCTGTCGCCCGAGGGCCAGTTTCGAGCCGGTGTCCTCGACGAGCTAGCGGAGAACTACGGCAGATATGCCCGCTCGATTCGGGCAGGGGACTTCTCGCAACTGATCAACATTCGGGCCGTGTCGAAGCCCATCCCCCTTGAAGACGGGGGCTGGAAAGTATCCATCGTGTCAGATTTGGTGATCACCTCCCGCACCGCCAGACCGGAGAATATCGGCCTCAATCAGACGGTGTATATCACCCCAGACCACCGAGATAAGCTGCCGGTGCCCACCAATGAGTTTGAGGGGCATCGCAACGAAATCAGAGCCTATGGCCTGCTGATCTACGCCATCCGCGATATCGAAATTGATGACCCTACCGTTGATGAGGATCTGAGCTATGACCGAGAAAATTAAATTCTATCCAGGGTCAGAAGCTGAGCTGGATGAGCCAGATGTCGAACAAAGCAGCGGAGAAGGCGTCGATACTTCCCCTATATCGATCGATATTCCAGACCACTCCAATCATTACGAAGATGAAGAGTCGCTGCTGCCGGAGGACTTTGATGCTGAAGATCTAGAGGTTGAGCAAGCGCGGACCCAACGGCATCCGATGCAGACGCCTTGGACAAAGATGGCTGTGGTGATGGCCGGTACAGCGGTTGCCTTCGGTCTGTTGATGATGTGGTACAACTCAGCCAAAGGCGTCAAGCTCACTAAGGAGGATGAGAAAACCGAACGAATTGAGTTTGTCACTAAAGCAGAGATCAATCAAAACAGCGATCGCATCAACAGCGCCGTTCAGAAAGGCAACATCGAGCGGAAGCTGGCCGCAGAACGACTGGCAGAGGAAGAGAAGAAGCGTCAGAAGGCAGAGAAACAAACCTCTACCCAGCGTCCCCCCGCTCGTCCGTCAACCGCTAGCCGCTCATCATCGCCTGCTCCCCCGCCCAGAACCTATCGTCCTCCCCCGCCGCGCCCTCGAATAGCCGCTCGTCCAGCTCCACCCCCACCACGACCCGCTAGTCGTCCAGCCCCAGCCCCTCAATCTGCACCCCGGCCAGCACCAGCTCCGGTCGTCGCCAAAGCTGAACCCGTGGATCGCTCTCCGGTCTATGGTGGTCAACTGCCTGCGACCCAAGCACCTCCAACGCAGCCAAATCAAGCTGATTTTGAGACTGAGCTGGTGTCCCAGGAGCCTGAGTTTAACGAGAGCTATGCCGATAATTCGCCCTTGTCTACCCAACAGAGCGCCTTCCTTCAGGGCCAGACCCTAGCCACCATCCCCTCCGGTACCACGCTCAAGGCAGATATCCAGTCAGAAGCGATCGCCTCCGATAGCGCCACCTTTACTGCCATTACCCGCGAGGAAATTGCGGGAATTCCGAAGGGAGCCAAAGTCTTGGCGCAGATTGTTCAGCTAGCCCCAGGGGGTTCCTTTGAAGCAGAAGTGATCGCACTCAATGGGGCTGAGATACCCCCTGGTTCAACTCGGATTTTGAGGGGCAATGGAAAACTGATGCGGGCCAAAGGCAGTAAGCCCAAAAAGGGCTTCTTCCAAAGTGGCCTAGGCCGGATGATCACCGGCTTTGCCCAGGATGCCGGAGAGAGCTGGGTCCGAGATCAGGTGGGGGGCAACCGGACGATCAGCAATGGTGCGAGAGATGTGCTGGTGCTGAGCGACCCGACGAGAACCTCACGGCCCCCTAACCCCAAAGATCCTAGGGAAGCTTCAGTACTCATCCCCACCGGCAGCATTGAGATCACGTTCGAGCAAGACACTCTTATTTCGAGGTAGAAAGCATGTTCAGCAAAAATATACCGGCTCTAGTTGTCGCTGGAGCTGCAACCAGCATCGCTTTATCGGCAGCATTACCGGCGCAGGCCACTC
This window of the Acaryochloris thomasi RCC1774 genome carries:
- a CDS encoding DUF29 domain-containing protein, which translates into the protein MTSTQVSSTPHQQLYNTDFVEWADQTAELLKQGKFSELDIENLIEEVEDLGNRHRDALESQLTRLLMHLLKWQYQPDKRSGSWSGSIREARKQIRRLLRNYPSLKNHLTAKFDICYQDAVEDAADETGLPLETFPADCPYTAEQTLDSESLPEK